ATCCCAGCCGACGCGACTCCAACGGATGTCCGCTTGAAGTGGGTGGGCGAAGGACAAACGATTTTGCAATCACCATCTCCCGCCGATCCGAAAGAGTCGGACTCATCGGTGTTGCTCGGACAATCGGCTTAATCGGAATGAGTTTTCCAATCGAACGCGATCTCCAATGCTGGTTGCTCGGAACAGATCAAGCGTTCGTGCAACTGAAGACGATGAGGAATTCCAATGGGACAGCCCGCTGCTCGTGTCGGTGACATGCATGTTTGTCCGATGGTGACTGGAATTGTTCCGCACGTGGGTGGACCAATTTCGACGCCAGGGGCTCCGACGGTGCTCATTTCGAATATGCCGGCGGCGACTGCGACGTCCATGTGTGTCTGCGTTGGGCCTCCGGACTTGATCGCCGCAGGATCGGGAACCGTCCTTCTGGGTGGTTTGCCGGCAGCGAGAATGGGTGACCAGACGGCTCATGGCGGGACCATCGTTTTGGGTACGCCGACAGTTTTGATTGGCGGTTGATTAGGAACAAAGGCGACTTATGGATACCGTTGCCGACTCCAACACTCCCCCCGTCGAAAATCCGCCCGAAGACCAACCCGATTCCCCAGTCGAAGACGCCCCAGCCGCCCCCGTCACGACTTCCGATGAGCAAGCATCCGACGCGGACGAGAAGCCCACGTCCACCACACCACGCACTTGGCAACTGGCCGGCTCACCGCAGTACCGTCGCAATCGCCGCTGGCTGTTGTTGTGTTTGCTAGTATTGGTTGGCAGTCTTTCGGCGTTCGTTTGGACGATCGTCAGTCCGTTCAATCGGCCAAAGCACCAGTTTTTGCTCATCAGCACGAAGGCACTCCCGAGCCAACTCGCGGATGATCTGTTGACGCGGACAATCACCTCCCTTCGTCGGCCGCTTGACGATGTGTTCGCTTCGCTTCTTGGAGCAGAGCAGGACACGGTCGCAGTCCCCAGCGAACTGATCGCCCCCTCGTCAACAACGAAATTGCTTCCGATGATCCGTTCGACGTTGGCATCGGCCAGGTTGTCGGCTCACGATCAGGTGATCTGCATGACCGAATTCCCCTTGGCTTGTCGCGAGGGGATATTGTACTTCTGCGGACACGTAGACCCTTCAGATCCCGAGCAAGGACTCATCCATTTCCAGGACGTCTCGCAAGCGTTGGCGGAGTCCACCGCTGCTCGTGTGACGTTGCTTCTGGACGCGGAACAAGTCGTGATCGACGCGCGGGCTGGTCTGCTGGTCAACGAGTACGAATCAGTCCGCAGCCATATAGCGCAGGCGATTGCCGATTGTCCGAACCTGCAAGTTGTGCTGGCTCGTCCTCAAGACATCACCGAAAACACGGAACCATCGGCGGGGCTTTTCGAGATTGTCGCGGCGGGTTGGGGCGGGGCGGCCGACTCGGACGCTGACGAGGTTATTGATCTGCAAGAACTCCTGCGATACGCCAGCCGATTTCGAGACGTGGAAGTACTCGACAGTCGCGGGCTGATCCATGACGAAATGCCCGTTCAACCCGCGTTACCAACGATAGTGGCTAAACCAGCCGATGCGGACGACGATCAAGCCGGTTGGCAGATTCCCATCCAGGACGCGAAACCGTTGGCGGACGGCTCCTCACCCGCTTTCACCGACTTGACGGCGACAGAACTTCTCGCGAAATGCTGGCGGTATCGTGATGACTTGAAAACGTTTCGCCCCAGTGACTCGCTGCGTCGCCGACGTCTGAAGTCACAACTCGCCCCCGCGAGTTGGCGTTGTCTGGGTGATCGGCTGATCTCATTGGAGCGAGTGGCCGCTCAATCGCGTTCGCATGTTACCAAGTCCTTGAAGCCATGGTTGCTGAGTCGTTGTGAGGATCTATCGATTCTCGCAGGCGGCACAGGAGAGTTGTCATTCACTCCCCAATGGACGCAGCGATTCGCCTGCCCAATTGGTGATCAGTTGGCATGGGACGAAACCCCGTGGCCGTTGGCATTGGCAGAAACGGCGGCCGGTCTTTCCAGCGAGCAACCGACGGTCGAGACAGCGAATGCCCGCCAGTTGCTCGAGCAAATCTCTCAGGACGACACTGGCAAAAGTCTTACCGAGACAACAATTGACCCCAAACTCATCAAGCGGTTCGCCGAGTGTGAGTTTCTCAGCCGTTTAAAACAGAACCAGCATCTCACTGCTCATCCAATTCGACTCGCCATCAGAACGCATCTTCTCGCGGAACGCTTGGGCGCTTCGAGTGTGGCGGTCCATTGGTTAGCTGACGACATTCTCGCGATTGACCGATTGTGCGTTCGAGCAGATCGTTTAATGCTGTCGCACTCTGGTCAAGATGATCCCCAGGGGGCCATCGAACTGTATCAAGAGTGTGAATCGCTTTTCCGTTCCCTCGCCATGCAAACGAAGAACCTCGTCACGGCTTACGAGACGTTGGATTCAAACCTCGCTCGAGTGCTCGACTATCGCAAGCTCATCAACGAAGCTCGTGTCCCGAACCCGTCGCTGACCGATGCGTTTCTGGATTACATCGATCACATCCAGCGTACAGCGGTGCTGCTTGCGTCGCAAGATGTGAAAGCGATCCCCGAGATCGGGCGTAGCCGTCGTGCGATCTTAGCCGCTGAGACGCGACTGCGGGGACTGCTTGGTTTGGATGAGGACCACGCGATCAACCCATATTTGCAACCAGGTCAATTGCTGGCCGATCTCTATCCGACAGACACGCGACTTCAGAAGTGGCAGGCGTGGTTGACGGCTCATGAGGCGAATGAATCACGACTGATCGAGCCATTGCATGTGGCGACGCAGACTCAACAAGTCGATTTCCAGCCGGTTTCCTTGGCCACGTTGTTGGGGCGGACTCGTCGAGAAGTCGCGTTCGCCGGTCTGCTGCGGCCGATCTCGAAAATGGACGGGCAAGCCGACGAAGATTACCGTCAACTGCAAGACGCTTATAGCCGACTGGAGCAAGTCGCGACGACTTGGCAATCATCGAAGGATCGCTCCGCCATATCGAACCTCCGCAAGTGCGTGAATCAATTGACCGAACAGTTGGAAGCTCGTTCGGCTAGGATTCCCACGGTGTTGGCGACCGTCGCCCCGGACGGGGAAGCGGATGTCGCTCATCTATTGCCGTTGATGGACCCGCGGGAGAGCTTGCCCGAATCTGTCGAAGCGATGACGAAACGACTTCGCAAATCCGACTGGGAAAGCATTCTTCGGTTTCAACTACGCCGACGTTTGTGCTTCGATGCGGACACCGCTCCCGCAGAACGCCAACGACTCCGGTGGGAACAACAAGAACTGGCGCAAACGCTGTTGCGTCTCGATTCTCAGATATCCATTCGGTTGAGCGAACCGTCTTTGAACGCATCGATCGAAATCGACGATGACACCGACAGCGCGGGCGGTGGGATCACGTGGCGATTGCAACTTCACAATCGTTCGTCGACGGTGTTGCCGGTCTGGTTCTGGATGTCGCAGCTTCCGCAAGAGGTTCAATGTGCGCTCTCACCGGAGTTGGCCACGCAAACGATCGATCGCAGTTCCATCACGTTGTCATTTCCTCCCTACGCGACAACTCCCCCTGACATGACACCGAGTTTGATCCTCGATGCCGACGAGCGACGAGAAGTGATCGGTACGATCCGAATCACGCCCGGCTACGTCACGCCCGGCCAAATGGTGTTGCGATTGGTCACTCCGTCGAACGCCGTGAACTCGACCGACGGGCTTCCACGGGATGCGTTTCGAACGGATCGCCTGGAAATTCCCTGGTTCGCCGAAAGCACGGCATTGGCGTATTGGGCCGAATCGCCCAATGCAACCGTGAGCCAAAATCGATCGGTGCAGCACGTGGTTGGTTGGCCGAACCAATCCCAGCGAAGTATTTGCCGACTTTCCAATCCAACCCCGAATGATCGAACGGTCGAGGTCCGTTGTTTTCGACATCCCGGCGATGATGGGATCGCGATTCCAAATCACAAGCTGACACGATCGGCCGCTGATCAACTTCTATTGGCGGCCGAGTTCGCAGCCCCGCTATGTGTCATCCCGAAGATGACACTTCCGGCGGGCAATACCGACATTCCGTTGGTCTTCCCGACGACGAAATTTAAACAGCCCTGGGACATTTCTCAGGGACTGCTCGTGTTCATACGCGATTTGGCAACCGGAGAAGCGTCGTGCTTGTCGTGGCACGGTCGTCCGCGGAATCCTTTGGAGAGCGTTGCGACGATGGTCGACTACAACGCGAGTCGCCGTCAGATTTCCGCTCGCGTTCGTTGGACCGATTCGTTACCGATCCCCGCGAACGGAATTCCCGTGCGGATTTCATTGGCGACCCCGACCAACGGTGACGTTTTGTCCTACCGTTCCACGGTGCTGAAGCCGGATCACCGCGAACAAACGCTCGTGATTGATGCTCTTGACGATCGCTGGGAGAACTATCGCGTCACACTCGACATTGCGGGATGGCCTCGGATTCTCCACTACGATGTGGACGCGAATCGCAGCACCGTCGATCTACCGCCGGTAACTGGGCCGCCGACAATTCGGCTCCTGTCTCCCGCCAACGACACGGCTTTCACGTCCAAGAGCCCCGCATTGCCGGTTCGCATGCAAGTCGATGCTCCACGTGGTCGACACGAAGGGCAACCGTTGCGTTTGTCGATTGGACTGGACAACGCCCAAAATCGTTGGCCGGAGAATCAGGTGTTGCATCTGCAAAGTGATCGTCAGATCCGTGCGATGTTGCACGGTGTTTCCGAGGATGGGCAATTGGATTGGGAGACCCGTGTCACGGATTTTGACTTCCTGATGCCAGTTGTTCCCACCGGTGAGGAGCGGGTCAATTTGGTTGCTGTCGTCAGTCGTGCCGGACAGCAGGCGAGGGCACTGGTTCCCCTGATGTTCGATGACAACGGGCCGAAAATTCGCCAAGTGGACGTTCTTTCTCCCGCCGAACTGCTTTTGGATTCAACGGTCTCGTTAAGTATCAACGCCGATGACGCCGGGCTTGCCGGCACCGAACATGTGGAAGTGGTCGTCGATGTCGAACGGAATGGGCAATTCCCGAAGGGTGTCAAACCGAAACTCGCATTACTTTCCGACCAAGGCCGATGGATTGTCCAAGTTCCGCTCAAGGGATTGCCAGCGGGTGTGGTGAATCTGCTGGTCCGCGGGATTGACGCGGTGGGCAACATTGGTCCGACTTTCTCCAAACCACTCGAGATTCTCGATCCAACGACCGCCGAAATTCGCCGCGAAGCCCGTCTGCCGTCCGTGACTGGTCGTGTGGTCTACTTGAATCGTCCCATTGCGAATGCGGACGTCAAAATGACACCCACGCCCGCCAAGACCAGTGACGACAGCACGGACGACCCTCGCAAGCCACTCTCGACGAAAACGAATGCCCAAGGTGCGTTCGACTTCCCCCATGTGCCACCGGGAACGTGGACGATCCATGTGAGCGGCTCGATCGGCGGGTTTCGCAGCGAACGCGATTGGCCCTTGGAAACCTCATTGGAGCCGGTTTCGCAACCGTTGACACTCGATCTAGGAAGTCCTTCCGACGCGGACGACACGACATCGCCTTGATGGCACAAGGATTTCACTTGTCAGAAGTCTCGACACGATCCGACTTTGCGTGGCGACGGAATTGCGTTCATCCTTCTGGGGCGACTTTGCCGATAATTCCGATTAGGTAGAGGGCCATTGTGAGGATGAAGGACCATCCGTTGCGATTCGCGACCAATTCTTACCAGACAATCAAGCAGAGCAGCGGCGAAGCCATTCGTCGCGTGTCGCTCGGAATTTGTCTGGTGGCAAGTTGGTTGACGGCATCGGGGTGCGTGAGTCCGCATCCGCCTCCGAAGTTGCCGACAGCCCCAGTCTGCGAGCCTCGACCATTCACGATTTGGCAATTCTTGGGGCTTGAGAAATGTGTTCAACACATCGGTGACAAGACGGAACACGTAACCGCTTTGGCGGAACATCATATTCCGGGATTGAAGCCAGTCTCGCCGCTGAAATCGCTTGTCCATCCTGACTTGGCCCATTCTCCCAGCGATTCCGTGCGGCTGGCGAGTCAGGTCGCGAAGAAGAAAGCCCAGGTTCCACAAATCAAAGCGGCGTTGGCGAGCGTGGCCGAGTCCGGTTGTGCCTGTGACCCGGCTGCCGAACAAGCACTGCTCGCCGGGCTGGAGAACTGTTTCCCGGAAGTCCGTAAGGCCGCTGCGGAAGCCGTCCGTGATAGCGTGGAACACGGCGAGAACTTCTGCGACGCAAAAACTTGCTGTTCCCCCGCGATCCGTAAACGACTTCTCAAGATCGGTTGGGGACGACTGCCGAACGGTTGCCCCCTTGAACCGGTTGGGGAAGTGCGGTTGGCGGCTCGACAAGCGTACCGGGCCTGCGGTTGTCCGCTTCCAGATGCCTCCTCCCTGGCCCCCGCGATTCCGCCAATGTCTGCCGAACGTCCAACGCCGGAAATCATTCAGGAAGCGATGGCCGAATAATCGTTGCTGAACGCTTCCCGAACGTAACCAAGTCTTGAACTGCGACCGGTGTGCATTCCCAGGCTTATAGCTCGGGTGGTGTCCACTGC
This portion of the Thalassoroseus pseudoceratinae genome encodes:
- a CDS encoding carboxypeptidase-like regulatory domain-containing protein yields the protein MDTVADSNTPPVENPPEDQPDSPVEDAPAAPVTTSDEQASDADEKPTSTTPRTWQLAGSPQYRRNRRWLLLCLLVLVGSLSAFVWTIVSPFNRPKHQFLLISTKALPSQLADDLLTRTITSLRRPLDDVFASLLGAEQDTVAVPSELIAPSSTTKLLPMIRSTLASARLSAHDQVICMTEFPLACREGILYFCGHVDPSDPEQGLIHFQDVSQALAESTAARVTLLLDAEQVVIDARAGLLVNEYESVRSHIAQAIADCPNLQVVLARPQDITENTEPSAGLFEIVAAGWGGAADSDADEVIDLQELLRYASRFRDVEVLDSRGLIHDEMPVQPALPTIVAKPADADDDQAGWQIPIQDAKPLADGSSPAFTDLTATELLAKCWRYRDDLKTFRPSDSLRRRRLKSQLAPASWRCLGDRLISLERVAAQSRSHVTKSLKPWLLSRCEDLSILAGGTGELSFTPQWTQRFACPIGDQLAWDETPWPLALAETAAGLSSEQPTVETANARQLLEQISQDDTGKSLTETTIDPKLIKRFAECEFLSRLKQNQHLTAHPIRLAIRTHLLAERLGASSVAVHWLADDILAIDRLCVRADRLMLSHSGQDDPQGAIELYQECESLFRSLAMQTKNLVTAYETLDSNLARVLDYRKLINEARVPNPSLTDAFLDYIDHIQRTAVLLASQDVKAIPEIGRSRRAILAAETRLRGLLGLDEDHAINPYLQPGQLLADLYPTDTRLQKWQAWLTAHEANESRLIEPLHVATQTQQVDFQPVSLATLLGRTRREVAFAGLLRPISKMDGQADEDYRQLQDAYSRLEQVATTWQSSKDRSAISNLRKCVNQLTEQLEARSARIPTVLATVAPDGEADVAHLLPLMDPRESLPESVEAMTKRLRKSDWESILRFQLRRRLCFDADTAPAERQRLRWEQQELAQTLLRLDSQISIRLSEPSLNASIEIDDDTDSAGGGITWRLQLHNRSSTVLPVWFWMSQLPQEVQCALSPELATQTIDRSSITLSFPPYATTPPDMTPSLILDADERREVIGTIRITPGYVTPGQMVLRLVTPSNAVNSTDGLPRDAFRTDRLEIPWFAESTALAYWAESPNATVSQNRSVQHVVGWPNQSQRSICRLSNPTPNDRTVEVRCFRHPGDDGIAIPNHKLTRSAADQLLLAAEFAAPLCVIPKMTLPAGNTDIPLVFPTTKFKQPWDISQGLLVFIRDLATGEASCLSWHGRPRNPLESVATMVDYNASRRQISARVRWTDSLPIPANGIPVRISLATPTNGDVLSYRSTVLKPDHREQTLVIDALDDRWENYRVTLDIAGWPRILHYDVDANRSTVDLPPVTGPPTIRLLSPANDTAFTSKSPALPVRMQVDAPRGRHEGQPLRLSIGLDNAQNRWPENQVLHLQSDRQIRAMLHGVSEDGQLDWETRVTDFDFLMPVVPTGEERVNLVAVVSRAGQQARALVPLMFDDNGPKIRQVDVLSPAELLLDSTVSLSINADDAGLAGTEHVEVVVDVERNGQFPKGVKPKLALLSDQGRWIVQVPLKGLPAGVVNLLVRGIDAVGNIGPTFSKPLEILDPTTAEIRREARLPSVTGRVVYLNRPIANADVKMTPTPAKTSDDSTDDPRKPLSTKTNAQGAFDFPHVPPGTWTIHVSGSIGGFRSERDWPLETSLEPVSQPLTLDLGSPSDADDTTSP
- a CDS encoding PAAR domain-containing protein — protein: MGQPAARVGDMHVCPMVTGIVPHVGGPISTPGAPTVLISNMPAATATSMCVCVGPPDLIAAGSGTVLLGGLPAARMGDQTAHGGTIVLGTPTVLIGG